One Polypterus senegalus isolate Bchr_013 chromosome 10, ASM1683550v1, whole genome shotgun sequence DNA segment encodes these proteins:
- the LOC120536866 gene encoding uncharacterized protein LOC120536866: MDEEASYQEVKEWLSTGIDRIAKATSRTVANKLAQLKNKELPLSRAKRAEEDSQALETARDFNSCVSVLVEEAVMAASEILNSEFEDLVKKQYADFRSEICEYEKEIESLKQQLEIPQGDKCSKDKTSARPLVCNSDPQLKEREIGDPETHPMECTPGPQSGNFTQETQQNDFNTDCIEIDPSPVNEDAPCSSHNHERTELSSRSGEQGPPEAYFQAAEGMAYFGLRLLEVGSVAAWGTTESIWEKTEGGFTEKISDCVTQNDTAEVLCDDEEQASI; encoded by the exons ATGGACGAGGAGGCGTCTTACCAGGAGGTGAAAGAGTGGCTCAGCACAGGAATCGACCGGATAGCGAAAGCGACCTCGCGGACCGTCGCGAACAAACTAGCTCAGCTGAAAAACAAAGAGCTTCCCCTGTCCCGTGCAAAACGTGCGGAAGAGGACAGTCAAGCTTTGGAAACTGCGCGTGATTTTAACAGCTGCGTGTCCGTCTTAGTAGAAGAGGCGGTGATGGCGGCCTCGGAGATCCTCAACTCTGAATTTGAAGACTTGGTAAAGAAACAGTATGCGGATTTCCGTTCTGAAATCTGTGAATACGAAAAAGAGATTGAAAGCTTGAAGCAGCAACTGGAAATCCCCCAGGGTGACAAGTGTTCTAAAGACAAGACTTCTGCACGACCCCTTGTGTGCAACAGCGATCCCCAGTTAAAGGAGAGAGAAATCGGGGATCCTGAAACTCATCCCATGGAGTGCACGCCGGGACCCCAAAGTGGGAACTTCACGCAAGAGACGCAGCAAAACGACTTTAATACTGATTGCATTGAAATTGATCCCTCTCCTGTCAACGAAGATGCCCCTTGTTCGTCTCACAATCATGAAAGGACTGAACTGAGCTCAAGGAGTGGAGAACAAG GACCACCCGAAGCTTATTTCCAAGCTGCAGAAGGCATGGCTTACTTTGGCCTGCGGCTCCTGGAGGTGGGCAGTGTTGCCGCGTGGGGCACCACAGAGAGCATTTGGGAGAAAACTGAAGGAGGATTCACTGAGAAGATATCTGATTGTGTTACACAGAATGATACTGCAGAGGTTTTGTGTGACGATGAGGAGCAGGCATCCATTTGA